A DNA window from Ranitomeya imitator isolate aRanImi1 chromosome 2, aRanImi1.pri, whole genome shotgun sequence contains the following coding sequences:
- the LOC138663640 gene encoding uncharacterized protein, translating into MAMDGDKMVERILDLTLEILFRLTGEDYIVVKKTSSERCQDPVSEGLGRTISPITVPPPRPLIHEDINDQKILELIYKMIELLTGEVPIRCQDVAVYFSMEEWEYLEGHKDLYKDVMMEVPQPLTSTALSSKRTTPERCPCPLLPQDCNQEVPNIPQDHQKMAFFGKPGPLLCKRCLKFYKNLRKHLNNVCMKTSKAQINNEVKNAKRNMLRVAQSLAVVPYDSLNFENSQFPNAQDFFTDFLESRGCIVTGKPSERPSTEEEPISLPPVVEEASSSANMSLRKKITVVGFHNKHDLKSSLLLSFKNYLKGHRSESTINPMIQIISRFLYFINPEEITVDFLKNLRATKEYFNSLESLKTSEETVKKHICHLRNFIRFIQSEEYPSGLDKETKNAVEPFKETLKVIESKLNQKFAKGRKRGLESTPPTMADCRKVLTVAKRHVADIFTRAQFSKKLSDKEKTLACYYLQAVLIYKHLRNPSEAKNLMVKEWIEREQLDADGQVLTIVKTKKNIFILQDEDEQNFRTYFEKIRPTNQPKGINMAREFFVSSKGQRIMNPCKDMERLQKKYQLPIISWKMAIKVYKNWAEESLSQVERDKANAYVHFVTRPDIVDTSPLAAGMLIVAMLKGNKQARTSKCTSPKRRRISREEDREGQINEEETEGAGSSDAEQIDEEETVQQTHIAPKEFYFNRLIKKSPVGVDNRPPSRSTCSRYTERFAKYCQDKWRREQYNLRVSNAIDFFRHFPKEEDLKRYLKKQQWTSNLPGLEDVQRGWKPKPKRGDLEHLVNLRELVKSQKWRGLIITNGQSKGERLHTTRAFTKGDIICDFHGVVIEGDEAEKLQATVCERKGYMFFFNIGEKVWCFDAREAPCHCHPDMPSTFGRKMNHSQKNYNVKPVLKYIIDENTPSMLLVANCNIKPGAELLFNYGVKRNQF; encoded by the exons atggctaTGGATggagacaagatggtggagaggatattagacctcaccctagagatcctcttccggcttactggagag gattacatagtagtgaagaagacctctagtgagcgctgtcaggaccctgtgtctgagggattggGAAGAACCATCAGCCCAATCACGGTGCCTCCTCCtcgccccctgatacatgaggacatcaatgaccagaagatcctagaactcatctacaagatgattgagctgctgactggagag gttcctataaggtgtcaggatgtcgcagtctatttctccatggaggagtgggagtatttagaaggacacaaagatctgtacaaggacgtcatgatggaggttccccagcccctcacatcaacaG ctctatccagtaagaggacaacaccagagagatgtccctgtcctcttcttccacaggactgtaatcaAGAAGTTCCTAatattcctcaggatcatcag AAAATGGCATTTTTTGGAAAGCCAGGCCCTCTTCTCTGTAAAAGATGTTTGAAGTTTTATAAAAACCTGCGCAAGCATCTCAACAATGTATGCATGAAAACCTCTAAGGCACAGATCAACAATGAAGTCAAGAATGCAAAAAGGAACATGCTCAGGGTGGCCCAGTCCTTGGCTGTTGTGCCTTATGACAGTCTAAACTTCGAAAACAGCCAATTTCCAAATGCCCAGGACTTCTTCACAGACTTTTTGGAAAGTCGTGGTTGCATTGTGACAGGAAAACCTTCTGAAAG gCCATCCACTGAAGAAGAGCCTATAAGTCTTCCTCCCGTGGTTGAAGAAGCTAG TTCAAGTGCCAATATGTCTCTACGGAAAAAAATTACAGTGGTCGGGTTTCACAATAAGCACGACTTAAAATCCTCCCTTTTGCTGAGTTTCAAAAACTATTTGAAGGGACATCGTTCAGAATCGACCATAAACCCGATG ATACAAATCATTTCCCGCTTTCTGTATTTTATAAACCCGGAAGAGATCACTGTGGACTTTCTAAAGAACTTGAGGGCTACCAAAGAATATTTTAATTCCCTGGAAAGCCTGAAGACGAGCGAAGAAACAGTTAAAAAGCATATTTGTCACCTGCGGAATTTTATACGTTTCATACAGTCCGAGGAGTACCCCAGTGGCCTTGACAAAGAAACCAAGAATGCAGTTGAACCCTTTAAGGAGACTCTAAAGGTCATAGAAAGTAAATTAAACCAGAAGTTTGCTAAAGGCAGGAAGAGGGG ATTGGAATCCACGCCTCCCACCATGGCTGATTGTCGCAAAGTTTTGACAGTGGCAAAACGTCACGTGGCCGATATCTTTACACGAGCACAATTTAGTAAGAAGTTGAGTGATAAGGAGAAGACCCTGGCATGTTACTACCTTCAGGCTGTTCTTATCTATAAGCATCTACGTAACCCATCTGAGGCCAAAAATCTAATG GTAAAAGAATGGATTGAGAGGGAGCAATTAGATGCTGATGGACAGGTATTAACAAttgtaaagacaaaaaaaaatatttttatactgCAGGATGAGGATGAGCAG AATTTCCGTACATATTTCGAAAAGATTAGGCCAACTAATCAGCCTAAGGGTATAAATATGGCGCGTGAATTCTTTGTGTCCAGCAAAGGACAACGAATCATGAACCCCTGCAAAGACATGGAGCGCTTGCAGAAGAA GTATCAGCTGCCCATAATATCATGGAAGATGGCAATAAAAGTATACAAAAATTGGGCTGAAGAAAGTCTTTCGCAGGTGGAAAGAGACAAGGCCAATGCATATGTACACTTTGTGACCAGACCAGACATCGTAGATACCTCTCCATTGGCTGCAGGGATGTTAATAGTGGCTATGCTGAAGGGAAACAAACAAGCACGAACCTCCAA ATGTACATCGCCCAAGAGGAGGAGGATCAGTAGAGAAGAAGACCGTGAGGGACAAATCAATGAAGAAGAGACAGAAGGCGCCGG AAGTTCTGATGCGGAACAAATAGACGAGGAAGAGACAGTTCAACAGACGCACATTGCTCCAAAAGAGTTCTATTTCAACAGGCTAATTAAAAAGTCCCCTGTAGGAGTAGACAATCGACCACCATCCCGGTCCACCTGCAGTCGGTATACGGAGCGTTTTGCAAAATACTGTCAGGATAAATGGAGGCGGGAGCAGTACAATTTAAGGGTGTCAAATGCTATCG ATTTTTTCAGGCATTTCCCAAAAGAAGAAGACCTAAAGCGCTATCTGAAAAAACAGCAGTGGACGTCCAATCTACCTGGCCTAGAAGATGTCCAACGTGGATGGAAACCTAAACCAAAAAGAGGGGATCTAGAGCACCTTGTCAATCTTCGAGAATTGGTGAAATCGCAAAAGTGGAGAGGCTTAATAATTACAAATGGTCAAAGTAAAGGTGAAAGACTGCACACAACTCGCGCTTTTACAAAGGGAGACATCATTTGTGACTTCCATGGAGTAGTTATAGAAGGAGACGAGGCGGAAAAATTACAGGCAACTGTGTGTGAGCGCAAaggatatatgtttttttttaatattggtgAAAAGGTGTGGTGTTTTGATGCCAGGGAGGCTCCATGCCATTGTCACCCGGACATGCCTTCAACATTTGGGCGAAAGATGAATCATTCACAGAAAAATTACAACGTGAAACCTGTCCTTAAATACATAATTGATGAGAACACCCCATCAATGCTTTTGGTGGCTAATTGCAATATCAAACCAGGGGCAGAACTGTTGTTCAATTATGGAGTGAAACGGAATCAATTTTGA